From Calditrichota bacterium, one genomic window encodes:
- the nrfH gene encoding cytochrome c nitrite reductase small subunit, translated as MLSMAILLLIYMLNTAKAFSYLSAEPTACINCHVMNTQYATWQHSSHALTATCVDCHLPNDGTINKYMAKARDGWNHTVAFTFDTYEPVITISDDAAKRVQKNCIGCHKSITTTLVGNADRNHSYNDDEVQNGRKCWDCHRGVPHGKVRGLTTTPNNLGIKEVN; from the coding sequence ATGTTATCTATGGCAATCCTTTTATTGATTTATATGTTGAATACCGCAAAGGCATTTTCATATTTATCTGCAGAGCCTACAGCTTGCATTAACTGCCATGTTATGAACACACAATATGCAACCTGGCAACACAGTTCTCATGCTTTAACAGCTACATGTGTAGATTGCCATTTACCAAACGATGGTACAATAAACAAATATATGGCAAAAGCTCGCGATGGATGGAATCATACTGTTGCATTTACTTTTGATACATATGAGCCGGTTATAACGATTAGCGATGATGCAGCAAAAAGAGTTCAAAAAAACTGCATTGGATGTCATAAAAGCATCACAACAACTTTGGTTGGTAACGCAGATAGAAATCATAGTTACAATGATGATGAAGTACAGAATGGACGAAAATGTTGGGACTGCCACAGAGGCGTTCCACATGGAAAAGTAAGAGGATTAACAACTACACCAAATAATTTAGGAATTAAAGAAGTTAACTAG